In Xiphias gladius isolate SHS-SW01 ecotype Sanya breed wild unplaced genomic scaffold, ASM1685928v1 HiC_scaffold_100, whole genome shotgun sequence, the sequence CTCATTTGCAGAGGTGGAGAATTTTTGTGCAAAACAGACCATAGCAAACCGGGTGACCTTATAACCTTAAATATATGAGCGTCCTCCGTTAACGTGTCTCCACTGGTTATCCCCACTAAAATGTATATTGAATAAGGAGAGAGGTGCACCTTGCAAAAAATTGCCACAGTACAATGACACATGCTGATTTTCCACCCTATGAGTCTGTCTGAAAAATGCACTGCATGTGTCACATCTGAGTCTGAAATACAGGCACAAAGACGGCGCTGATTCTTATTTAAATTTCTCCAAACAGCAACACGAATTTAGCCATAGGTCAGCTGAGGAGCGTTGTCAGGCTTGCACGGGCTGAGATAAGATGGTGGACTctttggttaaaataaaaacctgcaggCTGTGGTCCCTCCATGGTACAAGACTAACCATATGTAACTTTCAGGAAGAGTCTGGCCTTTGGGAAAATTTCAGGGAAATTAGCCTATTTGTCCACATTCAGACAAGTTTTAATATCAGTCAATCCCAGCAGACCTGAATAACTGAAATGATATTCAGCATTTCTTGTTATTTTGCAATAATTAGCAGTGAACTGCAAGTCAACAGGAAAAAacatatctatatctctatagatatagagatatagatatgtTTTGACTGAAGCTGAGTTTTGACGTTTGGTCtaaagtttgaaatattttactgctatttgaatgatttttaaaacatgtttgagtCCTTGATTAAATTTCTGGCTGTTTATGAAATGATATCAGAAATATCATTACTGTCTCACATTTATACAACGAGCTGCTTCATCACGTCTCTCAGGTATTGAACCTCGAGGTAATATGGTCCTGAAACCAGCAGAGTTTCTGGTGGAGACAGTCGAGGCCGGACTGGGTGAGGTTCTGGTTTATGTGGAGGATCCAGAGGGACACACAGAGGAGGTGGGAACTCACGCTCTTACATTAGAGTTAATGCTGAACCTGAGTAGGTTAAATCACGCTTCACTATGTGCTCTTTGTGTCTCACTCAGGCCCGAGTGATCCCCAACAACGACGTGAACAGGACTTACTCTGTGGTCTACCTGCCCAAAGTGGAGGGGCTTCATAAAGTAAGAAAAACCTACTAATTATAAAATATCCGTTACGAtgtttaaaacagctgtaatcaTATAGTGTGAAGGTCCAGTCATTTCACAACTTAAGTCAGAAGTTCCCAACCTTATTTGGTCTCTGGATTTAAATTTTAGCTCTGAAAATGttcattcattaattcagttattgaaaataaaaccaagtcAATATTATTTAAACAGCCCAAAATCAAATTCACAAATCTCAAATTTGTTCCATATTCAGATGTAAGTAAGAAAGCTGACAggcctgtgtttttcctcctcgGCCAGGTGAAGGTGCTGTTTGCTGGGCAGGACATCGACAGAAGTCCCTTCATGGTGAGTGTTTCCAAGGCCATGGGCGACCCGACCAGAGTTCAGGCCCGCGGGCCGGGACTGCAGCCGATGGGGAACGTGGCCAACAAGCCTACATACTTTGACATTTACACCGCAGGTAATCGGTCAAACTGAAACTCATTAGTACTGTACCCTGTCATGACTTataaaggaaaactgaaaaccatTCAGACAGAGCTCTAACCGTTTGAATTCAAGTAAATTCATCTGTGAAATATCCAAGGACAAGCAATGTCTGTCACATTCCcctttcagtgtttaaaaagttctgttgtctgtctgtatgtccacCAGGGGCGGGTGCTGGAGACGTGGGCGTCATCATTGTGGATTCAAACGGCCGGAGGGATACAGTGGAGATTGTCCTCGAAAACAAAGGGGACAGTATTTTCCGCTGCACCTATGTTCCCGTCCTGGAGGGGCCTCACACTGTCTATGTGACCTTTGCTGGGCAGCAGATTCCCAGAAGCCCTTTCACTGTCCACATCTCTGAGGGTAGGTGTTACACATTTATGTCTACCTCAGTGGACACGTACATTTTCTGACCTTATCTTGATCAGGTTGGTGTCCGTATGTCCTTGAAAAGTTTTGAGATCTAAACTTAAGCCAGAATTTTCTTACAGCTTAATTTCCaggtaataataaaaagatcTTGGAATGTCTTAAATTCAGTTTCTGAAACTTGCAGGGATTCAATATTTATTCTGTACATCATCTAATATAATCAGCCTAATGAAGGTTTTGACCCTCCCTTTTGTAACATCACCCACCCCTTCCCGTTTATTTCTAATCTCACATTGAACTCTTGTCCAGACTGACTGATTAAAGAACTAAAAGATTTTGATTTCCATAACATAATGAAACCTGAAGCTCAGTCTTGGTCCAGGTCTGATGGGACAGTCAGTGCTTGCTCCTCA encodes:
- the LOC120787003 gene encoding filamin-C-like, translating into MMEDYSKAIVDGNLKLILGLIWTLILHYSISMPMWEDEDDEDAKKLTPKQRLLGWIQNKVPQLPITNFHRDWRDGKALGALVDNCAPGLCPDWETWDPSQPVENAREAMQQADDWLGVPQVIAPEEIVDPNVDEHSVMTYLSQFPKAKLKPGAPLRAKTLHPKRAKAYGPGIEPRGNMVLKPAEFLVETVEAGLGEVLVYVEDPEGHTEEARVIPNNDVNRTYSVVYLPKVEGLHKVKVLFAGQDIDRSPFMVSVSKAMGDPTRVQARGPGLQPMGNVANKPTYFDIYTAGAGAGDVGVIIVDSNGRRDTVEIVLENKGDSIFRCTYVPVLEGPHTVYVTFAGQQIPRSPFTVHISEGRCYTFMSTSVDTYIF